One genomic segment of bacterium includes these proteins:
- a CDS encoding hydrogenase iron-sulfur subunit, giving the protein MSDSKKEIKNWEPTIVAFFCNWCTYTAADLAGVSRMRHASNVRIIRVMCSGRVDPQFILNAYAKGADGVLIGGCHFGDCHYMEGNYKTARRFQLLKRMLQDMGIEEDRCRLEWISASEGERVRTVINDMVEKIKALGPLRLPERFKEWDKEMEFIGEHNIGEEVHIHA; this is encoded by the coding sequence ATGTCGGATAGTAAAAAGGAAATCAAGAATTGGGAACCCACTATTGTTGCATTCTTTTGTAACTGGTGCACCTATACGGCGGCAGATTTGGCGGGCGTTTCCCGTATGCGTCATGCGTCTAATGTACGCATCATCCGCGTAATGTGTTCCGGCAGGGTAGATCCGCAGTTCATTTTGAACGCGTATGCCAAAGGCGCCGACGGCGTATTGATCGGCGGGTGTCACTTCGGCGATTGCCATTACATGGAAGGGAATTACAAAACCGCGCGACGTTTTCAACTATTGAAGCGGATGCTGCAAGACATGGGCATAGAGGAAGATCGTTGCCGCCTCGAATGGATATCCGCTTCGGAAGGCGAACGCGTGCGGACAGTGATCAATGATATGGTGGAAAAGATCAAAGCGCTCGGCCCGCTTCGTTTGCCGGAGCGCTTCAAGGAATGGGACAAAGAAATGGAATTTATAGGGGAACATAACATCGGAGAGGAGGTGCATATCCATGCCTGA